The Pyrus communis chromosome 2, drPyrComm1.1, whole genome shotgun sequence genome includes a window with the following:
- the LOC137724689 gene encoding G-type lectin S-receptor-like serine/threonine-protein kinase At1g67520 → MATCVMMKNSIFLIIFACLWACHDARDTLAPGDTLDSSSSLKSASAKFTLSFVEQLYSNFTYLVISRNKYNPNKAWIGNRNRPISSSSSPLLTLDWNYTLKITQTGEDPIVICSAPQTSNGTSSGVVATLLDSGNLVLQEMNGSRVFWQSFDYPGDTFLPGMKLGVNRSDGHIWSLVSYVDTYNPAPGPFSLVWDPNEHELKINKSGVLYWTGGVLRSDGTFEFILPNVSKQRYNFSIVSNENYGYLTYTSVGDQSLEPEWVLYSSGILQEYEERMDIVQAQNCDGYDTGGGCVRRFQSTKSSGTKIDKWVWIGTSIAAALVLCTAYYLLRRRRSALASAGENRTEIENEMLNFMKSNRPTDDVNGLRNDGKIGHHDLSVFSYSTILAATSNFAEENKLGEGGFGPVFEGKLAMGQEIAVKRLSKCSGQGTSEFKNELILIYELQHRNLVQLFGFCIHGEEMMLIYEYLQNKSLDHFLFDPTRGLLLDWKKRLSILEGIAQGLLYLHKYSRKKVIHRDLKASNILLDENMNPKISDFGLARIFTQNELEANTNKIVGTRGYMPPESMEGIISVKSDVYSFGVLMLEIISGRKNNSFYNDDRALNLVGYAWELWKEGAGLELRDPTLGNSFIKEQLLRCIHVGLLCVEENAADRPTMSDVISMLTNESLPLASPTKPAFFVGRRTVEAGISGNQQLEIASANC, encoded by the exons ATGGCTACATGTGTGATGATGAAGAACTCAATTTTCTTGATCATTTTTGCATGCTTGTGGGCTTGTCATGATGCAAGGGACACATTGGCACCGGGGGACACACTTGATTCCTCGAGTTCCTTAAAATCTGCATCGGCAAAGTTCACATTGTCTTTCGTTGAGCAACTGTATTCCAACTTCACCTATTTAGTCATAAGTCGCAATAAATACAATCCAAACAAAGCTTGGATTGGCAACAGAAACAGACCtatttcatcatcttcatctccACTTCTTACCTTGGATTGGAATTACACATTGAAGATTACTCAAACGGGTGAAGATCCAATTGTCATCTGCTCTGCTCCACAAACTAGTAATGGTACTAGTAGCGGTGTTGTGGCTACCCTTTTAGATTCTGGCAATCTTGTACTGCAAGAAATGAATGGATCGAGGGTTTTTTGGCAAAGTTTTGATTATCCAGGAGACACATTTTTACCGGGTATGAAGTTAGGTGTCAACCGCAGTGATGGCCACATCTGGTCACTTGTATCATATGTAGATACCTACAACCCGGCTCCAGGGCCTTTCAGTCTTGTTTGGGACCCGAATGAACAtgaattgaaaatcaataaaagtggcgTGCTTTATTGGACTGGTGGAGTCTTAAGATCAGATGGAacatttgaatttattttgcCTAATGTGTCCAAGCAGAGGTACAATTTTAGCATTGTATCTAACGAAAATTATGGCTACCTCACTTACACTTCTGTAGGTGATCAGAGTCTTGAACCAGAATGGGTGCTATACAGTAGTGGGATACTTCAGGAATATGAAGAACGGATGGATATTGTACAAGCACAGAACTGTGACGGCTATGACACCGGTGGAGGGTGCGTCCGAAGGTTCCAGTCAACGAAATCCTCTGGCACAAAAATTG ATAAATGGGTTTGGATTGGCACTTCTATAGCTGCTGCTCTAGTGCTTTGCACCGCATACTATCTACTTCGACGAAGAAGATCAGCCCTTGCATCAGCTG GTGAGAACCGGACAGAGATTGAGAACGAAATGCTTAACTTCATGAAATCTAATCGACCTACTGATGATGTTAATGGTCTCCGAAATGATGGAAAGATAGGACATCATGATTTAAGCGTTTTTAGCTATTCAACCATCTTGGCTGCCACAAGCAACTTTGCTGAAGAAAACAAGCTAGGAGAAGGAGGGTTTGGACCGGTTTTTGAG GGGAAATTGGCGATGGGACAAGAAATAGCTGTGAAGAGGCTTTCGAAATGTTCAGGGCAAGGAACATCAGAATTCAAGAATGAACTGATACTTATATATGAACTCCAACATCGAAACCTGGTTCAGCTTTTCGGATTTTGCATTCATGGCGAAGAGATGATGTTGATATATGAGTATCTGCAGAACAAAAGTTTGGACCACTTTTTATTTG ATCCAACCAGAGGTCTACTACTAGATTGGAAGAAGCGTTTAAGCATTCTCGAAGGAATTGCTCAAGGGTTGCTTTACCTGCACAAATACTCAAGAAAGAAAGTAATTCATAGAGATTTAAAAGCTAGTAACATACTACTTGATGAaaacatgaacccaaaaatttcagattttggtCTGGCAAGGATTTTCACCCAAAATGAATTGGAAGCAAACACTAACAAGATTGTCGGGACACG TGGTTACATGCCTCCAGAGTCCATGGAGGGAATTATTTCTGTTAAGTCCGATGTCTACAGTTTCGGGGTATTGATGCTTGAAATCATAAGTGGAAGGAAAAACAACAGCTTCTACAATGACGATCGCGCGCTCAATTTAGTAGGATAT GCATGGGAGTTATGGAAAGAAGGTGCAGGGCTAGAATTAAGGGATCCAACATTAGGAAATTCGTTTATTAAAGAGCAACTGTTAAGATGCATCCATGTCGGTCTGCTTTGCGTAGAAGAAAATGCAGCAGATCGGCCCACCATGTCTGATGTTATATCTATGCTGACAAATGAAAGCTTACCATTAGCATCACCAACAAAGCCAGCATTTTTTGTTGGAAGGAGAACGGTGGAGGCTGGTATAAGTGGGAATCAGCAACTTGAAATTGCTTCAGCAaactgttga